In Alkalihalobacterium alkalinitrilicum, a genomic segment contains:
- the ilvD gene encoding dihydroxy-acid dehydratase gives MRSNMIKKGIDRAPHRSLLRAAGVKEEDMDKPFIGVCNSYIDIIPGHMHLNKFAEVAKEAIREAGGIPFEFNTIGVDDGIAMGHIGMRYSLPSREIICDAAETVINAHWFDGVFYIPNCDKITPGMLMASVRTNVPSVFVSGGPMEAGRTKDGKSLSLASVFEGVGAFASGSMSREELLEIEQSACPTCGSCSGMFTANSMNTLMEMLGVALPGNGTLVATSEGRHQLIKDAAKHLMTLIEKDIRPRDIITKEAIDDAFALDMAMGGSTNTVLHTLAIANEAEIDYNISDINKIAERVPYLSKISPASDYSMDDVHKAGGVSAIMKELCQIEGAIHPERITISGKTIWETVKDAEITNDEVIRRKDNPYSSVGGLSVLFGNLAPDGGVIKVGAVDASIKVFEGDAIVYNSQEEALEGINNGDVREGHVVVIRYEGPKGGPGMPEMLAPTSSIVGRGLGTKVALITDGRFSGASRGISIGHISPEAAEGGPIAFVENGDKITLDLTNRTITLNVDDVELANRKEGWKEPEPKVKKGYLARYSKLVTSANTGGVMKI, from the coding sequence GCCCCACACCGAAGTTTACTAAGGGCTGCTGGGGTAAAAGAAGAGGATATGGACAAACCATTTATCGGTGTTTGTAATTCATACATCGATATCATTCCAGGGCACATGCATTTAAATAAGTTTGCCGAAGTTGCAAAGGAAGCAATCCGAGAAGCTGGAGGTATTCCGTTTGAATTTAACACAATTGGTGTGGATGACGGGATCGCAATGGGACATATCGGAATGCGTTATTCATTACCAAGTCGAGAAATTATTTGTGACGCAGCTGAAACAGTGATCAATGCGCACTGGTTTGATGGAGTATTTTACATCCCAAACTGTGACAAAATAACTCCAGGTATGCTTATGGCATCTGTTCGGACAAATGTTCCATCTGTCTTTGTATCAGGAGGACCGATGGAAGCAGGAAGAACGAAAGATGGAAAGAGTTTATCACTAGCATCTGTATTTGAAGGTGTCGGAGCATTTGCTTCTGGAAGTATGTCACGTGAGGAACTATTAGAAATTGAACAATCAGCATGCCCGACATGTGGATCTTGTTCAGGGATGTTCACAGCTAACTCAATGAATACATTAATGGAAATGCTCGGTGTAGCCCTTCCAGGAAATGGAACACTTGTAGCAACTTCAGAAGGTAGACATCAATTAATAAAAGATGCAGCTAAACATTTAATGACGTTAATAGAAAAAGATATTCGTCCACGTGACATCATTACAAAAGAAGCAATTGACGATGCATTCGCATTAGATATGGCAATGGGTGGATCAACAAATACTGTTCTTCATACATTAGCGATTGCGAATGAAGCAGAAATTGATTATAACATTAGCGACATTAACAAAATTGCTGAACGTGTACCGTATTTAAGTAAAATTAGTCCAGCATCGGACTATTCAATGGATGATGTTCATAAAGCGGGTGGTGTTAGTGCCATCATGAAAGAACTTTGTCAAATTGAAGGAGCGATCCATCCTGAACGTATTACGATTTCAGGTAAAACAATTTGGGAAACTGTTAAAGATGCTGAAATCACGAATGATGAAGTTATTCGTAGAAAAGATAATCCTTATAGCTCAGTAGGTGGATTATCGGTGTTATTCGGAAATTTAGCACCAGATGGTGGAGTTATAAAAGTTGGAGCTGTAGATGCATCCATCAAAGTATTTGAAGGTGATGCTATCGTCTATAACTCACAAGAAGAAGCACTAGAAGGAATTAACAACGGCGATGTAAGAGAAGGTCATGTTGTCGTCATTCGTTATGAAGGTCCAAAAGGTGGACCAGGAATGCCTGAAATGCTAGCACCGACTTCATCGATTGTTGGACGCGGCTTAGGAACAAAGGTTGCACTAATTACTGATGGACGTTTCTCGGGTGCCTCAAGAGGTATTTCAATTGGTCATATTAGCCCAGAAGCAGCTGAGGGTGGACCAATTGCCTTTGTTGAAAATGGAGACAAAATCACATTAGATTTAACCAACCGTACGATTACACTCAATGTTGATGATGTTGAGCTGGCAAATAGAAAAGAAGGTTGGAAAGAGCCAGAACCGAAAGTGAAAAAAGGTTACTTAGCTCGCTATTCTAAACTAGTTACATCAGCTAATACTGGTGGCGTCATGAAAATATAA